The window CATCTGCTGCTCACCGCCGGACATGGTCATGGCGCGCTGGTTGCGTCGCTCCTTCAGGCGCGGGAACAGGTCGAACATGCGCTCCATGTCCTCCTGGGCGTGGTCCATGCCGATGGGAATGGTGCCCATCAACAGGTTCTCCTCCACCGTCATGTCGGGGAACACCCGGCGTCCCTCCGGCGACTGCGCGATGCCGTTGGAGGCCACGTAGTGCGCCGACTTGTGGCGGATGTCCTGGCCCTTGTAGAAGATCCCCCCCGCAGCCGCGCGCGGCTGGCCGAAGATCGACATCAAGAGCGTGGACTTGCCTGCGCCGTTAGCGCCGATCAGCGCCACGGTTTCCCCTTCGTTGACGGTCAGCGAGACTTTCTTCAGCGCCTGGATCGGCCCGTAGAACACATCCACATCACGGAACTCCAACATCGGCGCCGTCATACCAGCTCCTCTTCGTCCGCGCCGAGATAGGCGGCGATTACCTTGTCGTTGTGGCGAATCTCGTCCGGTGCGCCACGGGCGATGACCACGCCGTGGTCGAGCACGATGATGTGGTCGGAGATGTTCATCACCATGCCCATGTCGTGCTCGATCAGCAGCACGGTGATGCCGTGGTGGTCGCGCAGGTAGCGGACGATGCGCGCCAGGGCCTGGGTTTCCGCCGGGTTGAGGCCGGCGGCGGGTTCGTCGAGGCAGATCAGCTCGGGCCGGGTGCACATGGCGCGGGCGATCTCCAGGCGGCGCTGCTGCCCGTAGGACATCTCGCCGGCCAGGCGGTTGGCGCAGTCCACCAGGTCCACCACTTCCAGCCAGTAGAAGGCGTGGTCCAGCGCCTCGCTTTCCGCGCGACGGTAGCCGGGGGTGTTGAGCACGCCGGCGATGAGATTGCGGTTGACGAACATGTGCTGAGCCACCAGCAGGTTCTCCACCACCGACATCTCGCGGAACAGCCGGATGTTCTGGAAGGTGCGCGCCAGCCCCGCGCGGTTCACCAGGTGGGTGCCGCCGAACATCTTGTAGAAGACGCGGTTGCCGAACTGCGCCGGGTTGACGAAGTCGGCGGCCTGGAAGGGCTGGCCGAGCACCTTGATCACGTCCGTGGTGCGGCCCTGGGTGTTGAGCAGGATGTTGCCGCCGGTGGCCTTGTAGAAGCCGGTCAGGCAGTTGAACACCGTGGTCTTGCCCGCGCCGTTGGGGCCGATCAGCGCGGTGATGGAGCCGCGCTCCACGTCGAGGTTGACGTCGTTGAGCGCCTTGATGCCACCGAAGTGCATCATCAGGTGCTCGACGCTGAGGATCTTGTCACCGCTCATGGCGCCACCCCCTTGCGTACGGCAAAGCCGGTGCGGCTGATGCGGATCAGCCCGCGCGGTCGCCAGATCATCATCAGCACCATGAGGATGCCGAACAGCAGCACCCGGTAGTCGGCGAAGCTGCGCAGCAGCTCCGGCGCCACGGTGAGGACGAAGGCGGCGATCACCACGCCCACGGTGGAGCCCATGCCACCGAGCACCACGATGGCGAGGATCAGCGCCGACTCGAAGAAGGTGAACGACGACGGGTTGACGAAGCCCTGGTAGCTGGCGAAGAACACGCCCGCCAGGCCCGCGGTGGAGGCGCCGAGCATGAACGCCGAGAGTTTCACCAGCACGTGGTTCAGGCCCATGGCGCGGCAGGCGATCTCGTCCTCGCGCAGCGCTTCCCAGGCGCGGCCGACCGGCATGCGGGTCAGCCGGTGCTTGATGTACAGCACCAGCAGCACCACCACGAACAGCACCGCGTAGATGAACACGAACTTGAGGTTCTGGTTGTAGTCGATGCCGAGGAATTCGTGGATCGGCGTGCCGCCCTCCTTCGCCCGGCGGCCGAACTCCAGGCCGAAGATGGTCGGCGAGGGCACCGGCATGCCGTTCGGGCCGCCGGTGAAGGACAGCCAGTTGTTGAGGATCAGGCGGATGATCTCGCCGAAGCCCAGGGTCACGATGGCCAGGTAGTCACCGTGCATCCTCAGCACCGGGAAGCCCAGCAGCGCGCCCGCCATCGCGGCGGTGATGGCCGCCAGCGGCAGCACCGTCCAGAAGCCCAGGCCGAGGTAGTGGTAACCCAGCGCGAGGCCGTAGGCGCCGATGGCGTAGAAGGCCACATAGCCGAGGTCGAGCAGCCCGGCGAGGCCGACCACGATGTTCAACCCCAGGCCCAGCAGTACGTAGATCAAGCCGAGGATTATCACGGTGAGCAGGTACTTGCTGGCGAAGAACGGGAAGATCACCGCGGCGACGATCAGCAGCGGGACGATCCAGCGCAGACGGGTCTTGTAGCCCGGCTGCAGTACGGTGATGCCCGAGTCGGAGGTTTCGAAGCGCTCCATCACGCGCACGCCGGCCGGGGTCTGCAGGTACAAGCTGAGCAGCAGGCGGCCGATCATGACTGCACCGACCATCCAGGCCAGGCGAACCGGTTCGAGGTTGAAGCTGTAGCCATCGAGCACCACGCCGACGATGGGACCGAACACCACCAGGGCGATCAGCCCGGCGAGCACGGTGTCGACGAGGCTCTTCTTGATATCGATGCGCGCGGTCTTCGGCGCGGCGGTGGTCTGGGTAGCGGCCATCATGCTCACACCTTCGATACCTGGGGACGACCCAGGAGCCCTTGCGGTCGGAAGATCAGGATGGTCACCAGCAGGCCGAAGGCGAACACATCCTTGAAGTCGGTGTTGATCATCCCGGAGAACTGCGCCTCGGCCACACCGAGGATCAGGCCGCCGAGCATGGCGCCGGGCAGCGAGCCGATGCCGCCGAGCACCGCGGCGGTGAACGCCTTGATGCCGATGATGAAGCCGGCATAGAAGTCGAAGGTGCCGTAGTTCATGGTGATCAGCACGCCGGCCAGCGCGGCCATGGCGGCGCCGATGACGAACACGTAGGAGATCACCCGGTCGGTGTTGATCCCCAGGATCGAGGCCATCTTGCGGTCCTGCTGGGTGGCACGGCACATGCGCCCGAGCTTGGTGTACTGGATCACATAGGTCAGCACGGCCATGCCGACGAAGGCGGCGATGAGGATGAACACCTTGGTGTAGGTCAGTTGCACGAAGCCTTCGCCGACGTGGAACTTCAGCGCGCCGTCGAGCAGGGTCGGCACGCCTTGCTGGCGCGGGCCCTGGGACAGCTGCACGTAGTTCTGCAGGATCAGCGACATGCCGATGGCCGAGATCAGCGGCGCCAGGCGCGTGGAGTTGCGCAGTGGCTTGTAGGCGATGCGCTCGATCACCCAGCCGTACAGGCCGGTGATGCAGATGGTGAAGACCAGGGTGCCGAGGATCAGCAGCGGGAAGGACTCGAGGCCGAAGAAGGTCAGCAGCGCCAGGGCGATGGCCGAAAGATAGGCGGAGATCATGTACACCTCGCCGTGGGCGAAGTTGATCATGCCGATGATGCCGTAAACCATCGTGTAGCCGATGGCGATCAGGCCGTAGACCGACCCGAGGGTCAGCCCGTTGATCATTTGCTGGAGAAAGATACCGTCCACGATTGGGTACTCACACAGACAGGGCAGGGAAGGCGGGCGGCAAGCGGGCTGAACGGCTCGTGACCGTCGCCGGGCGAGCGCCGACCTGCGGGGATGCCGGCACCGCTCGTGGCGGCGCCGGCAGGTCGGAGCGGGTGCATGGATGCTGTTCGGGCGCGCCCGTCACCGACCGGACCCCGCAGGGCCCGGCCGGTACGTGGTGGAGCCAGGGCAGCGTCCGGACGCTTACTTCTGTTTTTCCAACTGGTGGTATTTGCCCTTGTCGTCCCACTGGTAGACGACGTAGTCGGAGACCTTCAGGTCGCCCTTCTCGTCCCACTCCTTCTTGCCCATCACGGTTTGCACCGGGTTGGTGTGCAGCCACTTGCTGGCCGCCTGGGGATCGTTCTTGCCGGCGCCGTTGAAGGCGGCGGCGAGCGCCTGGACCGAGGCGTAGGCATACAGGGTGTAGCCTTCCGGCTCGAAGCCGCCGGCGCGGAACTTGTCCACCACGGCCTTGCCGTCCGGGATCAGGCGCGGATCGGCACCGAAGGTCATCAGCACGCCCTTGGTGTACTGCGGGCCGCCGGCGGTGGTGACCAGCTCGTCGGTGACGATGCCGTCATCGGAGAAGAACACGGTAGTCAGGCCCTGCTCGCGCATCTGCCGTA of the Pseudomonas sp. PSE14 genome contains:
- the livM gene encoding high-affinity branched-chain amino acid ABC transporter permease LivM, which translates into the protein MAATQTTAAPKTARIDIKKSLVDTVLAGLIALVVFGPIVGVVLDGYSFNLEPVRLAWMVGAVMIGRLLLSLYLQTPAGVRVMERFETSDSGITVLQPGYKTRLRWIVPLLIVAAVIFPFFASKYLLTVIILGLIYVLLGLGLNIVVGLAGLLDLGYVAFYAIGAYGLALGYHYLGLGFWTVLPLAAITAAMAGALLGFPVLRMHGDYLAIVTLGFGEIIRLILNNWLSFTGGPNGMPVPSPTIFGLEFGRRAKEGGTPIHEFLGIDYNQNLKFVFIYAVLFVVVLLVLYIKHRLTRMPVGRAWEALREDEIACRAMGLNHVLVKLSAFMLGASTAGLAGVFFASYQGFVNPSSFTFFESALILAIVVLGGMGSTVGVVIAAFVLTVAPELLRSFADYRVLLFGILMVLMMIWRPRGLIRISRTGFAVRKGVAP
- a CDS encoding ATP-binding cassette domain-containing protein, whose amino-acid sequence is MSGDKILSVEHLMMHFGGIKALNDVNLDVERGSITALIGPNGAGKTTVFNCLTGFYKATGGNILLNTQGRTTDVIKVLGQPFQAADFVNPAQFGNRVFYKMFGGTHLVNRAGLARTFQNIRLFREMSVVENLLVAQHMFVNRNLIAGVLNTPGYRRAESEALDHAFYWLEVVDLVDCANRLAGEMSYGQQRRLEIARAMCTRPELICLDEPAAGLNPAETQALARIVRYLRDHHGITVLLIEHDMGMVMNISDHIIVLDHGVVIARGAPDEIRHNDKVIAAYLGADEEELV
- a CDS encoding branched-chain amino acid ABC transporter permease LivH (LivHMGF is the membrane component of the LIV-I/LS branched-chain amino acid transporter); the encoded protein is MDGIFLQQMINGLTLGSVYGLIAIGYTMVYGIIGMINFAHGEVYMISAYLSAIALALLTFFGLESFPLLILGTLVFTICITGLYGWVIERIAYKPLRNSTRLAPLISAIGMSLILQNYVQLSQGPRQQGVPTLLDGALKFHVGEGFVQLTYTKVFILIAAFVGMAVLTYVIQYTKLGRMCRATQQDRKMASILGINTDRVISYVFVIGAAMAALAGVLITMNYGTFDFYAGFIIGIKAFTAAVLGGIGSLPGAMLGGLILGVAEAQFSGMINTDFKDVFAFGLLVTILIFRPQGLLGRPQVSKV
- a CDS encoding ABC transporter ATP-binding protein — encoded protein: MTAPMLEFRDVDVFYGPIQALKKVSLTVNEGETVALIGANGAGKSTLLMSIFGQPRAAAGGIFYKGQDIRHKSAHYVASNGIAQSPEGRRVFPDMTVEENLLMGTIPIGMDHAQEDMERMFDLFPRLKERRNQRAMTMSGGEQQMLAIARALMSRPKLLLLDEPSLGLAPIVVKQIFQTLRELAKSGMTLFLVEQNANHALKLSDRGYVMVNGEIRLSGTGAELLGNQEVRNAYLGGH